In the genome of Bacillus sp. Marseille-P3661, one region contains:
- a CDS encoding YcdB/YcdC domain-containing protein → MFIKKMGVVTLSSAIALSGIIPASNVLAASAVKTEQVAQEVKAGGSVVNVEKEKLIERARSLFPEKFEGFTDQEFHANFNTYPLGEGTERYGLHFFKEVKNGEHISGNVEFAGKDLTLVSYHFSPVDTTDALYPPKVTKKQAEMIANDFLKKMNLNQYRLTENDLLYYSSMNRPLTEPVEYSFTFEKLENGIPVQDQNVTITVLGNGEVTQFYQNRFVDKTTYDSGKPLLTKEEALKKVKDQLAVQLRYMVDHNYQTDQTNVELMYVPVPTISGVDAKTGKLKVGDAFVSEKPKESNTTLLAEKSSPKVSSPLTKEQAKKMAEDILKPKEDNVKLVIEGINEIEREGIKMYSVQYMYQTGSSGSGSSFEINKETGEILNFHNIARDRYYELQAEKDIKPNLSEEDALKKAVEYINQYAYSNLDEYAYPTELAANHYQKHSNEYYFHFPRVINGIIVNGNGISVSVSGEDGELFSLNVNSTNVEKWPDVNRAVDMKKALAAIKEKIDVKLQYVNHDNNQKLYQLFYSITTNKNHSYFDAISGTWKKYSYVGEQPNVDEISHPWAAEELNFMISANIIQVDDPSSFNPDRAVTKGEALNIIYKSLARFYNYPEPIDAQRQTTFKNIKEDHPLYEIIERSAQQDIIDTTANTFNVDEKLTREELAFWFARAMGLQLIAEHPEIYKLDFVDAEEMNGKYRGHIAITNALGILAKDVNNEFNPKSEVTLAELAVSNVRLAKIASEMNIQLR, encoded by the coding sequence GTGTTTATTAAAAAAATGGGTGTCGTTACACTTTCTTCTGCAATTGCATTATCAGGAATTATACCTGCAAGTAATGTTTTAGCGGCAAGTGCAGTAAAGACAGAACAAGTTGCACAAGAGGTGAAGGCTGGGGGTAGTGTTGTAAATGTTGAAAAGGAGAAATTAATAGAAAGAGCACGTAGTTTGTTTCCTGAAAAATTCGAAGGGTTCACTGACCAGGAATTTCATGCCAATTTCAATACATACCCCTTAGGTGAGGGAACTGAAAGGTATGGTCTACACTTTTTTAAAGAAGTTAAAAACGGAGAACATATTAGTGGGAATGTTGAATTTGCAGGAAAAGATTTGACATTAGTATCCTATCATTTTAGTCCAGTTGATACAACGGATGCGTTATATCCCCCGAAGGTTACAAAAAAACAAGCTGAAATGATAGCGAATGATTTTTTGAAGAAAATGAATTTGAATCAATATCGATTAACTGAAAATGATTTACTTTATTATTCATCGATGAATCGCCCTTTAACAGAGCCTGTTGAATATTCATTTACATTTGAAAAACTTGAAAATGGAATCCCTGTTCAAGACCAAAATGTTACTATTACTGTACTAGGTAATGGAGAAGTAACCCAATTTTATCAAAATCGATTTGTAGACAAGACAACCTATGACTCAGGCAAACCGTTGCTTACCAAAGAAGAGGCATTGAAAAAGGTGAAGGACCAACTGGCAGTTCAATTAAGGTACATGGTTGATCATAACTATCAAACAGATCAAACAAATGTTGAACTGATGTATGTACCAGTACCTACTATTTCAGGTGTTGATGCCAAAACTGGAAAGTTGAAAGTTGGAGATGCTTTTGTAAGTGAAAAGCCAAAAGAAAGCAATACTACTTTACTTGCAGAGAAGTCTAGCCCAAAGGTCTCAAGCCCTCTTACAAAAGAGCAAGCAAAAAAAATGGCGGAAGATATTCTAAAACCAAAAGAAGATAATGTGAAATTAGTAATAGAGGGAATAAACGAAATCGAACGTGAAGGTATAAAAATGTATAGCGTTCAATATATGTATCAAACAGGATCGTCAGGAAGTGGTTCTTCTTTTGAAATTAATAAAGAGACAGGAGAAATCTTGAACTTTCATAATATTGCGAGAGATCGTTATTATGAACTACAAGCTGAAAAAGATATAAAACCAAACCTTTCAGAAGAAGACGCTCTAAAGAAAGCTGTTGAGTATATTAATCAATATGCATATTCTAATTTGGATGAATATGCTTATCCAACCGAATTAGCTGCAAATCATTATCAAAAACATAGCAATGAATATTATTTTCACTTTCCTCGAGTTATTAATGGGATCATTGTAAATGGTAATGGCATCAGTGTTAGCGTATCAGGAGAAGATGGAGAGCTTTTCTCTCTAAATGTTAACTCCACGAATGTTGAGAAATGGCCTGATGTTAATCGAGCGGTTGATATGAAGAAGGCCTTAGCTGCTATTAAGGAAAAGATAGATGTAAAGCTTCAATATGTGAATCATGATAATAATCAGAAACTTTATCAATTATTTTATAGTATTACAACAAATAAGAATCACTCTTATTTTGATGCGATTAGTGGAACATGGAAGAAATATTCCTATGTTGGAGAGCAACCGAATGTGGATGAAATTAGTCATCCATGGGCAGCTGAAGAATTGAATTTTATGATTTCAGCTAATATTATCCAAGTTGATGACCCATCATCCTTTAATCCTGATCGTGCTGTTACAAAGGGGGAAGCTCTGAATATCATATACAAATCGTTGGCAAGGTTTTACAACTACCCAGAGCCAATCGACGCACAACGTCAAACAACCTTTAAGAACATTAAAGAAGACCATCCGCTATACGAAATCATTGAGCGATCTGCGCAACAAGATATAATTGACACAACAGCAAATACCTTTAATGTCGATGAGAAGCTTACTAGAGAAGAGCTAGCGTTTTGGTTTGCTCGTGCAATGGGCCTTCAGCTTATAGCTGAGCATCCTGAGATCTATAAGCTCGACTTTGTTGATGCAGAAGAAATGAATGGAAAATATCGTGGACATATTGCGATAACTAATGCGCTGGGTATTTTAGCTAAAGATGTAAATAATGAGTTTAATCCAAAATCAGAAGTTACCTTAGCTGAATTGGCTGTCTCTAATGTTCGACTTGCGAAAATTGCCTCAGAAATGAACATTCAACTAAGATAA
- the thiW gene encoding energy coupling factor transporter S component ThiW: MRATKKLTITAMLVAIGTLTSNLFYIPIGFTKVFPMQHFINVLSAVILGPYYAVLQAFSVSLIRNMMGTGSIFAFPGSMFGALVASYFFMKTKRTIFAAIGEVFGTGILGALVAYPIATLFLGSEATLFGFIPSFIVSSIAGAIIGYITLKIVMKNEGIRRELTSTGLYK, from the coding sequence ATGCGTGCAACAAAAAAATTAACAATTACAGCAATGCTAGTAGCAATTGGTACGTTAACAAGTAATTTATTTTACATACCAATTGGATTTACTAAAGTATTTCCGATGCAGCACTTTATTAATGTATTATCCGCCGTAATACTAGGACCCTACTATGCTGTTTTACAGGCTTTTTCGGTTTCACTCATACGAAATATGATGGGAACAGGGTCTATATTTGCATTTCCCGGAAGTATGTTCGGAGCGTTGGTAGCTAGTTATTTTTTTATGAAAACAAAGAGAACAATCTTTGCAGCAATAGGCGAGGTTTTCGGTACCGGTATACTTGGTGCTTTAGTGGCATATCCAATTGCAACATTGTTTTTAGGCAGTGAGGCTACGTTGTTTGGGTTTATACCATCATTTATTGTAAGCTCTATAGCTGGAGCAATAATTGGTTATATTACATTAAAGATTGTGATGAAAAATGAAGGGATTAGACGTGAATTAACAAGTACAGGATTATATAAATAA
- the thiM gene encoding hydroxyethylthiazole kinase — translation MDITKIKILFDQVRTKKPLIHHITNKVTINDCANVTLAIGASPVMADFHEEVEEMVGHASALLLNFGMLNDGIFKSMLKAGKKANENGIPVIFDPVGVGGTSYRTKRAHELMSQINISIIRGNHSEIASLLGFEGMTRGVDTGDVTSEIQSTALKACTTYNSVVVISGKKDVVTNGNNICFIHNGHEWLPKVTGTGCSSTSLIAAFSGVTTDYYSAAIAGISTMGICGENVMRNCSVSGLGTFKIKLLDEISTIDGSSWAETVCYTL, via the coding sequence GTGGATATAACTAAAATAAAAATTTTGTTTGACCAAGTTAGAACTAAGAAACCACTTATACATCATATAACTAATAAAGTTACTATTAACGACTGCGCGAATGTTACATTAGCAATAGGAGCATCACCGGTTATGGCTGATTTCCATGAAGAAGTTGAGGAAATGGTAGGACACGCAAGCGCCCTGCTGCTCAACTTTGGAATGCTGAATGATGGAATTTTTAAATCAATGCTTAAGGCAGGAAAAAAAGCAAATGAAAATGGCATCCCGGTTATTTTTGATCCTGTAGGAGTAGGTGGGACAAGTTACCGAACGAAACGAGCGCACGAGCTAATGAGTCAGATTAATATATCGATTATTCGCGGAAATCATAGTGAAATTGCTAGTTTATTAGGTTTTGAAGGTATGACAAGAGGTGTTGATACCGGAGATGTAACTTCTGAAATACAATCTACGGCGTTAAAAGCTTGCACTACATATAATAGCGTTGTTGTGATTAGTGGGAAAAAAGACGTGGTTACCAATGGAAATAATATTTGTTTTATTCATAATGGTCATGAGTGGTTGCCAAAAGTTACCGGTACTGGCTGTTCAAGTACCTCTTTAATAGCTGCGTTTTCGGGTGTTACTACTGATTATTATTCTGCTGCCATTGCAGGAATTTCAACTATGGGCATTTGCGGTGAAAATGTTATGAGAAACTGTTCTGTTAGTGGTCTGGGGACATTTAAAATTAAATTATTAGATGAAATTTCAACTATTGATGGGAGTAGTTGGGCTGAAACAGTCTGCTATACTCTTTAA
- the tatA gene encoding twin-arginine translocase TatA/TatE family subunit: MLSNIGIPGLILILILALIIFGPSKLPEVGRAFGTTLKEFKNSTKDLVSDEPKPIEDPNKNKY, from the coding sequence ATGTTATCAAATATCGGGATACCTGGTTTAATATTAATCTTGATATTGGCTCTTATCATTTTTGGGCCATCGAAGTTGCCTGAGGTTGGTAGGGCATTTGGTACCACATTAAAGGAATTTAAGAATTCAACGAAAGATTTAGTTTCAGACGAACCAAAACCAATCGAAGATCCAAACAAAAATAAGTATTAA
- a CDS encoding twin-arginine translocation signal domain-containing protein — protein MDRRKFLTYVGTGAVSLTIASSGLGHLQIVLVQNNRFTV, from the coding sequence ATGGATCGTAGAAAATTTTTAACTTATGTTGGAACAGGTGCAGTTTCGTTAACAATCGCATCATCTGGACTAGGTCATTTGCAAATCGTGCTGGTGCAAAACAACAGATTCACAGTTTGA